The genomic DNA CAAAATGATCGAGCAGTTCCAAAACGGAACGTATGACATTTTCATCTTATCGTTAAAAGCAGGCGGAACTGGCTTAAACTTAACAGCGGCCAACCATGTCATTCACTACGACCGTTGGTGGAATCCAGCTGTAGAAAACCAAGCAACAGACCGCGCATATCGTATTGGTCAAAAGCGCTTTGTACACGTTCATAAACTTATTACAACAGGGACACTCGAAGAGAAAATTGATGAAATGTTAGAGAGAAAACAATCATTAAACAACGCTGTCATTACAAGCGATAGTTGGATGACCGAACTATCTACAGATGAACTAAAAGAATTGCTTGGTGTATAAACAAAAGGAGCTAATCTCAAAAGATTAGCTCCTTTTTCTATTCCAAAACCAATTACTTATTATAATCCCTGTTAATCCGCCGCACGTATCCAGTAATGAATCTTGCCACATCGGTGTACGATCTCCCGTAGTCCATTGATGAATTTCATCAAATGTTGCATATCCTGCAACGAAAAGGAGAGCGTATATAAAACACCTTTTTCTCGAATAACCCAATCGATGAAAAGCATAATACGTCAATGAACCAAGCATAAAGAACACCATAAAATGAGCACCTTTACGAAGGAAAAACTCAATAAATCCGCCTACACCTTTATTTGCAATGCTAACAGGTGTACCACCGCCGTAATCGATAGATACCCATGAAAAATGCTCTTTCACAAACTCCACATTTACATATTGTTCAATATCCGAACGCATATCCTGCTTTTTATATGGTTGTGCCGAGGAATAGAAAATCAACCCCATCCATAGTAAAACAGGAATCCAAAATAACCATTTACGATTCATTCTTCCGAAACCCCTCTCTTAGTCTTTTAAGAGTACCAAAAAAAAGAATACATTTCACGCCAAAACATGACATTCACACCCTATTTATATAGTGAAAGGGGGTGATAAACATGGCAGTCGAAACAATCGTAATGGATTTAACTTTACGTCTTGTCTTAAACAATGGAGTAGATAAGAACGGAAAAACAGTTTTTAAGAACAAACAATTTAAGCGTGTAAAAACAAACGCAAACTTAGAGCAAGTACAAAACGTAGCACGTGCCCTTGCTTCCTTACAAGCATTACCACTTCACGCTGTACAACTTGTTAGCACATCAGATCTTTCTAGCCTATAAGATGAAACTTTAATTAGTGGGGGTTCATCCCCTCTGATTGTTAGCCAACACTAACAGCTGAATAACTAAAAGGGAGGAAATAAAGCATGCAAGTACTAGAATTAATTTTCGCGAAAGAAGATGGAAAAACCGTTGTTTTTTCTATCGAGAACCCCATCACACCCGTCGATGCACAAGTCGTAAATCAAGTAATGGATACCATCCTTGCCTCATCTGTATTTTCATCAATGAATGAAAATACCCGAAAAAAAGGCGCTCGTCTCGTAGAAAGGAATGTATCTGAAGTTCCCATTACGCTATAAACAAAAAGACGAATCTGCATCATTTTGCAGATTCGTTTTTTTTCTTCGGCATTTCAATTGGGATAAAGATTTTTGAAAACCCGACGCATACATATTTATAGTGTTCTCCGCCTATATCAAATTCAGTCTTATAAGTTGAGAAGAATATATAATCATCTCGCTTCGTATAATGATCGATTAATAACCCAACTTGCGGCTCAACATATTTTTTCGCCAACTTCTTACCAGCCGATGCTAAATCGCCAAGAAGCCCCTCTTCATTTTCTTTTTGAACTTCGTCTAGCTTCTTACTCACATCATTACGTTTCATAAACTGCTTCGCTGCCCAGTCCGTATATTCACCTTTACTCGGGTTACTATTTGCTAAATATACTAGAAGAACAACAACTAGAGCCATAACAATATACCTTTTCTTCATACTATCTCACCGCCTACTCTTTTCTATTTTCATATATATGTACAAGCGATGCAAATTAGAAAGACTATC from Bacillus basilensis includes the following:
- a CDS encoding VanZ family protein: MNRKWLFWIPVLLWMGLIFYSSAQPYKKQDMRSDIEQYVNVEFVKEHFSWVSIDYGGGTPVSIANKGVGGFIEFFLRKGAHFMVFFMLGSLTYYAFHRLGYSRKRCFIYALLFVAGYATFDEIHQWTTGDRTPMWQDSLLDTCGGLTGIIISNWFWNRKRS
- a CDS encoding DUF1659 domain-containing protein, which gives rise to MAVETIVMDLTLRLVLNNGVDKNGKTVFKNKQFKRVKTNANLEQVQNVARALASLQALPLHAVQLVSTSDLSSL
- a CDS encoding DUF2922 domain-containing protein; this encodes MQVLELIFAKEDGKTVVFSIENPITPVDAQVVNQVMDTILASSVFSSMNENTRKKGARLVERNVSEVPITL
- a CDS encoding DUF4359 domain-containing protein, with amino-acid sequence MKKRYIVMALVVVLLVYLANSNPSKGEYTDWAAKQFMKRNDVSKKLDEVQKENEEGLLGDLASAGKKLAKKYVEPQVGLLIDHYTKRDDYIFFSTYKTEFDIGGEHYKYVCVGFSKIFIPIEMPKKKNESAK